agcccatctatatcgtcttgtaatccaaggctttcctcctcactatttacaacacaaccaattttcgtgtcatctgcaaacttactgatcatacctcctatagtcatgtctaaatcattattgtacactacaaacagcaagggtcccagcactgatacctgcggtacaccacaggtcacaggcttataataactctctgccttctgccactaagccaattttggaactcATTTGCCAGatgaccctggatcccatggggtctCACCTTCTTGACCAACCTCCcgtacgggaccttatcaaaagccttactgaagtccatatagactacatcaactgttttgacCTCATCTACACACATATTCTGGATCCACTTTGTTTAAACTTTGATCTCTCCAGGATCTTTTGTTTCTTAAATTCAAGTATCTATCAAAGGCTTGTAAGACATCATCAAACTTGTCTGTagcctcattaatgccttgtctttctTGTATGTTTTCCttcaagagtgatgttcctttaagatcttagcagccgaatgagctaagtaccagggcaCGGTCATGTGATTTggagcctgagtcactctgcaactgtaacacctagaggcaggttccATCAATAGTTAGATCTCTTCTATATGTACCACTTTAGCTATAATAAACCTGTATGAGATCTTCAGCCAACTGGAGTCCACACATCTCATTTGGGTTGGACCAGACAGCAGAAACAAACTCACTACAATCTTACTATCACGTCATTAGCAATGTGATGCTTTGATGACTGTGCTGTGGCCATTTCTTTCTTTCAtcatgaactggaaaatttcatcaacttgttTCTAATATTCGCACTCCTTCCACACCCCCCGCCCACCCACCGCCCCCGTCATCTTCACATGGgcttctctgactcttcccttcccttcctggtATCTCCACTTCAGGGGATTGTCTGTCCACCAATATCTATTAtaatctcactgactctcacttgatgCTATTTCATTTAGTGTTGGGCTCTATTCCATTCACCACTTCTTCTCACCTTCTATTCCAACCGCCTCCGCATGCAATACACCATCCTttgccatttccaccacgtccagcaaAAACCAACACGAAACACATCTTCTCACCCCTTCCTGTCCTCCGCCCCGCCCCTTGCAACACACTGCTTCACACTTCTGTCACCACCAACATCCAGTTTCTATCCCCTGCCCAGCACCTTCCCATGTAAGTGCAATACATACAACATCTGCCCTTTCACTTCCTTACTTCCCACGGTCCAGATGAAACAGAAATTGACTTGTGAATTTCTTCCAATTTGTTACTGTATTCACTGACACCATGAAGTCTACTGTAACTTGGAAATGACGAAATGCAGCTtaagtgattgctttgctgaacacttcctttaagACTGCAAACATGACCCTCAGCCTCCAGTCACTTGCCCCTTTAATTCTACACCTcgctctgacctctctatcctcggcctcctacactgttccatttttaaGCTCACTGAGGCCGAGCACCATATTTTTTAATTGGCCCCTTTACAGTCTGatggactcaacactgagattaaaagcTTCAGATCATAGCCAGCGCTATGTTCCTGGATGGCCTGTGTTTGTAATGGATGATGGCTAGACCAGAGTCACTGGAATGAGGTGTGAGCTTGTGATGTGGGTGAGGATCTCCTATCTCCACACGGCCGACTAGCTGGTCCTGAAACCTAGGGTCTAGTGAACTTTCTCTGTCACTTTCCTGGGAAATGGAGCCCTTTTCCGCATGGTCACGTTTTCCAAGTGTTCATCCCACTCTTTTTATCTGCTGTAACCATATACTCTTCCTGAAGATCCAGCATCTTTATTTTTAATTATATCAGTCTCCTTGCACCATCAGACCGTTTCTCACTGAATCGCTCCTGCCTTCTGCTGGATCACACAATTTGTTCTTTGCTCCGCCTACCCAACATTTCCCTGACCCTATCATTGCTTCAAAACTTTTAATCTCAAATAACGTCCAGTTCTGACGAGGGTTTATCGatctgaaacattggctggaattaaTTGGCCTGCTCTGGGAGCAGTTTGggaggcggtgggtggggggggggggggggatggtgtcaTGAAAACAGTTGGTATGGTGGGGAATGATTATTGGAGGTGGGATATGCTGCCTTGGAGGGCAGAAGCTCCGAATTCCGAGCCACGCAAAATGCATTCGTGGCTTCCAGGGTCCGGTGGAGGCTTTCCAGCCCGAGGGTGGGAACTGTCCTCTGGTGAAATTCCGGccgttaactctgtgtctctctttgtAGATGTTGTCTGTTCACTGCTTTTATCAGATTTCAAGTAAGCTCAGGATTTTGATTTTGCTGAAATAATTCGACTTGAttattaacagcagcagatatgCTACCAGGTGGGAGAGAATGAGGCCAGAGTTTCTGCATGCCAATATGTttgaatgtgtgacagtgtgttccccactcgGAAGTAAGCCTGatagacaggcttggcttccagtcgcacGACATGGACAGTGAAGCAGGCTGCTTCATACAAAGCATGTCCTAACCATGATCCCGAAGGGGAGTTGTCCAATCAGGGGTTGCCCAATCCCCAACACCTGCgttttctcctctcctgaagaaTGGTCCCAGTCGGCTGTGAATGTCCAATCCCAGGAGAGTCCAATCCTGGACACTGAGGTGGTGGAAATCCCATGCAGGTTGGAGGTTGGCGTGTCTGATCCATGTCCCAACAGTgcgagtgttaatccacactgcGGATCTTGGAGAGATTCCAATACCAGGAGTGATGAGGTAATTATCAATTCAGAGTGGTTTTGTGCAGCAGATAGCATCTGATGGAGAAATCTGCCCTGTCAATGGTAAACCTGTAAAGCAGGTCAAATCAGAGACTTGAGGCATCATAAAAATAATCATCATGCTGACCCGTCTCCTGGTGCAGTTGATGTTTCCCTCCTGACCCTCCTCAGTTAAACCTGTATGTGGGCAGATTGGAGGCAGCTGAGTTCATGGTTGAGAAGTTTAAGTTTTAAACACTGACACTATTACAACCCAACCTTTTTTGGTGTTAAATTCCGGTGCTTACGATCTTGGCTCATGCACAGAGTAAGTCATTTCAAATATTTTTTCCATTtgctctcttgcagttaatttactggcgattgtgatcctctcccgggcaaagtgcggtctctccacctgcaccactcgctacctggtggccatggcaatttcggatctactggtcattattactgaggtcatactgtggcgTATCAGTTACTATTATCTCGCAGGATCTTTCGTGAACATCACCTCTGTGTGCAGTGTTATCTCTGTCCTCTGTTGTGCAGccagagactgttctgtctggttcaccatcaccttttcctttgatcgatttgtggccatttgttgccagaagctgaaaactaaatattgcaccgagaaaactgcggctgtggttctcgcaataacatgcattctgctctgtttacaaAACATCCCCacctactttatatttgaacctggagagataatcgacaatgtggCGTGGGACTGTTAtataaagccaagctattatacggAGGCTGGATGGGTggaatttgactggtttgatatggttttaaccccattgctcccgttcatattaattctgttgttcaacgctctgacagtcagacacattttagtggccagtcgagtccgtaagggactgaagggtcagtgcaagggagagaatcgcagtgacccagagatggagagcagaaggaagtctgtgattttactcttcaccatatccggcagcttcatacttctgtggttgatttATGTTATATATTTCTTAACTTCCAGAATAGCAAAGATAAATTTCGAGGATTTTACTGATCCTTTCTATATCTTTGGACAAGTTGGATTGATGCTGCAGACTCTAAGTagttgcacaaacacatttatttatggggcgacacagtccaagttcagagagcaggtcaagaacgccgtgaaatatccagttacatcaattattcaattaattaacaaacaaATCAACTGAAAGCGGCCCAGAGGCGGGttgcagtgtttccagtccatgaatgtgcAATAGCTGACAACCCTAGTGCCTCAGCTTTGGTCGCTCTGACAGTGGAGGCCGAATCCctacctggtccccatgttagctgataacagttctctctcctcagcttcTATCAGTCTCTCCCTTAAAATCAGCTGTCATCACATCTctcctcaataaaacaaccctTAACCCCCTGTCCATGGAATCACTCTTTCTGCAACCTTTCCAGTCTAAATCCTTGCAGCTGTTGCCATTTCACATTTGCATGCTTGTTCTTTCCACATGTCCATATTTTCATCATGCCAATCAAGTCCCGCCCTGCCACAATCACAAAATGTTTCTTATTATAGCTCCAGGGCGTCTGCTGGAGCATCCAGGGCCCCAGGGGCCCTGCATCCAAACATGTGAATATGCGCATATACaatttaggagcagaagtaggccattcggtccttccagACTGCTCCTCCATTGAATAAGCTCATTGTTGCTctatttgtgtttcgaattccacactcccatctacccaggataacccttgattcccttgcctaacaataatCTATCTACGTCCACCATAAAAAAAATTAATTGTTCCTGCCTCCGCTTCCCtccgaggcagagagttccaaaatcgcTCAACCCTCTAAGaggaaaaatattctcctcaactctgtccgaAAAGAGCATCcgctaattttaatcactccaccctaGTTCTGGacgcacccacaagaggaaacatcctcgccacatccatcctgtcaagaccgttcaggatcttataaatttcaatgaagtctcccctcactctccccctttcggtgagagggcaggggtgtgtgtcctggtccgaggggagagggcaggtgtgtgtgtccttgtcctaggggagatggcaggggtgtgtctcctggtcctaggggagagggcaggggtgtgtgtccttgtcctcggggagatggcaggggtgtgtgtcctgctcCTAGGGGagatggcaggggtgtgtgtcctggtcctaggggagatggcaggggtgtgtgtcctgggtctcggggagagggcaggggtgtgtgtccttgtccTAGGGGAaatggcaggggtgtgtgtcctggtcccagGGGAgctggcaggggtgtgtgtcctggtcctcggggagagggcaggggtgtgtgtcctggtccgacgggggagggcaggggtgtatgtcctggtccaaggtgagcGGGCAagggagtgtgtcctggggcgaggggatatggcaggggtgtgtgtcctgggtctcggggagagggcaggggtgtgtgtccttgtccTAGGGGAaatggcaggggtgtgtgtcctggtcccagGGGAgctggcaggggtgtgtgtcctggtcctcggggagagggcaggggtgtgtgtcctggtccgacgggggagggcaggggtgtatgtcctggtccaaggtgagcGGGCAagggagtgtgtcctggggcgagggcaggcgtgtgtgtcctggtcccaggcgggagggcagggttgtgtgtcctgggtcccgtggagagggcaggggtctgtgtcctggtcctaggggagagggcaggggtccgtgtcctggtcctaggggagagggcaggggtgtgtgtcctggggcgagggcatgagtgtgtcctggggcgagggcatgggtgtgtgtctTGGTCCAAGGAGAgggagcaggggtgtgtgtcctggtcctaggggagagggcaggggtgagcgtcctggtccttggggagagggcaggggtgtgtcctAGGGAGAGGGCAggactgtgtgtcctggggagagggcaggggtatgtgtcctggggagagggctggggtgtgtgtcctggaacctggggagagggcaggggtgtgtgtcctgtggagagggcaggggtatgtgtcctggggagagggcaggggtgtgtgtcctggaacctggggagagggcagaggtgtgtgtcctggggagagggcagtggtgtgtcTCGTGGtcccaggggagagggcagggctgtgtgtcctggggagggggcatgggtctgtgtcctggtcctaggggagagggcagggctgtgtgtcctggggagagggcagggctgtgtgtcctggggagagggccggGGTGTGTGTCCCGGGGGTGGGGCGGGGTGTGTTTCCtagatcctggggagagggcaggggtgtgtgtcctagaacccggggagaggacaggggtgtgtgtcctggggagagggcaggggtgtgtgtcgtggtcctggggagagagcagggatgtGTGTCCGGGGGAGAGTGCAGAGGTGTGTGGCCTGGTCCTCCATTGAATAAGCTCATTGTTGCTctatttgtgtttcgaattccacactcccatctacccaggataacccttgattcccttgcctaacaataatCTATCTACGTCCACCATAAAAAAAAATAATTGTTCCTGCCTCCGCTTCCCtccgaggcagagagttccaaaatcgcTCAACCCTCTAAGaggaaaaatattctcctcaactctgtccgaAAAGAGCATCcgctaattttaatcactccaccctaGTTCTGGacgcacccacaagaggaaacatcctcgccacatccatcctgtcaagaccgttcaggatcttataaatttcaatcaagtctcccctcactcttctaaactccagtgaaaacaagcctagtctgtccgaaCTTTCCTCATCAGacgacccgctcattccaggtatcaattcaGTGAACCTCCTCTCaaacgcctccaacgcatttacatccgtccttaaataaggagacaaaaaactgcacacaatagtcgAACTGAAttctcaccaatgcctgtataattgaagcataataaCATTACTGTTATTTTATTCAATTCATCTCttcataaaggataacattccattagccttctctattacttgctggaactgcatattaaccttttgtgactccAGGGGCTCTCCAAGAGGATCCGCGGTCTGCTGGGCTCTGTAATGGGGCTTAATGTGGATTTGGGTGGTATCATTATAAGGTTGGTAACTGCCGTGTGATGGGTCTGTTTGTTCACGCTGCTGAAACAGAGGATTGGCCatcagcaaggttgggctctgCGGTCCATGAGTGACCCGGCAAAAGAATTGGCAAATCGTCAGGTACCAAGTAAAGAGGTCGGATGggttgaattagaacattacattacagcgcagtccaggcccttcgaacctcgatgttgcgccaacctgtgaaaccatctgacctacactattccatttacatccatatgtctatccaatgaccacttaaatgcccttaaagttggcgaatctactactgctgcaggcagggcgttccacgcccttactactctctgagtaaagaaactacctctgacatctgtcctatatctatcacccctcaacttgaagctatgtcccctcgtgtttgccatcaccatccgaggaaaaagacgctcactatccaccctatctaaccctctgattatcttatatgtctctattaagtcacctctcctcctccttctctccaacgaaaacaacctcaagtccctcagcctttcctagtaagacctttcctccataccaggcaacatcctagtaaatctcctctgcaccctttccatagcttccacatccttcctataatgcggtgaccagaactgcacgcaatactccaggtgcggcctcaccagagttttgtacagctgcagcatgacctcgtggctccgaaactcgatccccctactaataaaagctaacacaccatatgccttcttaacagccctattaacctgggtagcaactttcagggatttatgcacctggacaccaagatctctctgttcatctacactaccaagaatcttcccattagtccagtactctgcattcctgttactccttccaaagtgaatcacctcacacttttccggattaaactccatttgccatctctcagcccagctctgcagcctatatatgtccctctgtaccctacaacatccttcggcactatccacaactccactgaccttagtgtcatctgcaaatttactaacccacccttctacaccctcttccaggtcatttataaaaatgacaaacagcagtggccccaaaacagatccttgcggtacaccactagtaactaaactccaggatgaacatttgccatcaaccaccaccctctgtcttctttcagctagccaatttctgatccaaagctctaaatcacattcaaccccatacttccgtattttctgcaatagcctaccgtggggaacctgattaaacgccttactgaaatccatatacaccacatccactgctttaccctcatccacctgtttggtcaccttctcgaaaaactcaataaggtttgtgaggcacgacctacccatcacaaaaccgtgctgactatcgctaatgaacttattcttttcaagatgattataaatcctgtctcttataaccttttccaacattttacccacaactgaagtaaggctcacaggtctataattaccagggcagtctctactccccttcttgaacaaggggacaacatttgctatcctccagtcttccggcactattcctgtcgacaatgaggacataaagatcaaggacaaaggctctgcaatctcctccctagcttcccagagaatcctaggataaatcccatctggcccaggggacttatctattttcacactttccaaaattgctaacacctcctctttgtgaacatcaatcccatctaacctagtagcctgaatctcagtattctcaacaacattttctttcactactgtaaatactgacgcaaaatattcatttaacacttcccctatctcctctgattccacacacaacttcccactactttccttgattggccctaatctaactctggtcattcttttattcctgatatacctatagaaagccttagggttttccctgatcctatccaccaatgacttctcatgtcctctccttgttcttcttagctctccctttagatccttcctggctagcttgtagctctcaagcgccctaactaagccttcatgtctcatcccaacataagccgccttcttcctcttgacaagcgcttcaacttctttagtaaaccacggctccctcgctcgacaacttcctccctgcctcacaggtacatactgatcaaggacacacagtagctgctccttgaataagctccacatttcgattgtgcccatcccctgcagtttccttccccatcctacgcatcctaaatcttgcctaatcgcgtcataatttcctttccctcagctataatttttgccctgcggtatatacctgtccctgcccatcgctaaggtaaacctaaccgaattgtgatcactatcaccaaagtgctcacctacatctaaatctaacacctggccgggttcattacccagtaccaaatccaatgtggcatcgcccctggttggcctgtctacatactgtgtcagaaaaccctcctgcacacactggacaaaaactgacccatctaaagtactcgaactatagtatttccagtcgatatttggaaagttaaagtcccccataacaactaccctgttactctcgcccctgtcgagaatcatcttcgctatcctttcctctacatctctggaacaatTCGGAGGTctgtaaaagactcccaacagggtaacctcacctctcctatttctaacctcggcacatactacctcagtagacgagtcctcaaacgtcctttctgtcgctgtaacactctccttgattaacaatgccacccccccccccctcttttaccatcttctctgtt
This genomic window from Heterodontus francisci isolate sHetFra1 chromosome 43, sHetFra1.hap1, whole genome shotgun sequence contains:
- the LOC137355540 gene encoding probable G-protein coupled receptor 139, giving the protein MHQPVNSIQKIYYIILAITGVPVNLLAIVILSRAKCGLSTCTTRYLVAMAISDLLVIITEVILWRISYYYLAGSFVNITSVCSVISVLCCAARDCSVWFTITFSFDRFVAICCQKLKTKYCTEKTAAVVLAITCILLCLQNIPTYFIFEPGEIIDNVAWDCYIKPSYYTEAGWVEFDWFDMVLTPLLPFILILLFNALTVRHILVASRVRKGLKGQCKGENRSDPEMESRRKSVILLFTISGSFILLWLIYVIYFLTSRIAKINFEDFTDPFYIFGQVGLMLQTLSSCTNTFIYGATQSKFREQVKNAVKYPVTSIIQLINKQIN